A single window of Candidatus Hydrogenedentota bacterium DNA harbors:
- a CDS encoding tetratricopeptide repeat protein produces the protein MASSTLSIAMIVRNEADLLPGFLQHAAPWADEISVVDTGSDDGSPLIAERAGCKVAHFAWRDDFAAARNESLRLCACDWILVLDADERIDPGDWVRLRQLAAGMHDVCYRFTTRNYSNAEHLSGFTHCAPGDPHSRGFAGWSPSVKVRLFPNGAGARFDGAIHELVNESLERAGLRLVAAGVPIHHYPLLRPPERVLAKQALYLRLGREKVAARPNDPQAHVELGRQLVEMGDLLAAVAAYRDALRLAPRSAQILRELGATLFCIDRHAEARRALELAVEFEPGMADAWRNLGVIHAYAGAWDAAFPCLEEAVRLEPANAVLHEYLAEALHQLGRAEEAAAARARAQALRGTAHSSQSRGQEDANDKKDTRTNPSHGCGEPQPH, from the coding sequence ATGGCGTCTTCTACTCTTTCCATCGCGATGATCGTGCGCAACGAAGCGGACCTGCTCCCCGGCTTTCTTCAGCATGCGGCGCCATGGGCCGATGAAATCAGTGTTGTTGACACCGGCAGCGATGATGGCTCCCCCCTGATCGCGGAGCGCGCCGGCTGCAAGGTGGCCCATTTTGCATGGCGCGACGATTTCGCCGCGGCCCGCAACGAATCGCTGCGCCTGTGCGCCTGTGATTGGATTCTCGTGCTGGACGCGGATGAACGCATCGACCCCGGGGACTGGGTCCGCCTCCGGCAACTCGCGGCGGGCATGCACGATGTCTGCTATCGTTTTACCACGCGCAATTATTCGAATGCCGAGCACCTGAGCGGATTTACGCATTGCGCGCCGGGGGACCCGCATTCGCGCGGTTTCGCTGGCTGGTCTCCCAGCGTGAAAGTGCGGCTCTTCCCCAACGGCGCGGGGGCGCGTTTCGACGGCGCCATCCACGAGCTTGTAAACGAATCGCTGGAACGCGCGGGCCTGCGTCTGGTCGCGGCCGGCGTTCCCATCCACCATTACCCGCTGCTGCGGCCGCCCGAAAGGGTCCTGGCCAAGCAGGCGCTGTACCTGAGACTTGGGCGCGAGAAGGTCGCCGCACGTCCCAATGACCCGCAGGCGCACGTGGAACTCGGGCGGCAACTGGTGGAGATGGGCGATCTCCTCGCGGCTGTGGCGGCATATCGCGATGCGTTGCGGCTGGCGCCTCGAAGCGCCCAAATCCTGCGCGAGCTGGGCGCGACACTCTTCTGCATCGATAGGCACGCAGAAGCGCGGCGCGCCCTCGAACTTGCGGTCGAATTTGAGCCCGGCATGGCGGACGCCTGGCGCAATCTCGGGGTCATCCACGCCTATGCAGGCGCGTGGGACGCCGCTTTTCCGTGCCTCGAGGAAGCGGTCCGCCTCGAGCCGGCGAATGCGGTACTGCACGAGTACCTTGCCGAGGCGCTGCATCAGTTGGGGCGCGCCGAGGAAGCGGCGGCGGCGCGCGCGCGCGCGCAGGCCCTGCGCGGCACGGCGCACTCCTCGCAATCAAGGGGCCAAGAGGACGCAAACGACAAGAAGGACACGAGAACGAATCCTTCACATGGGTGCGGGGAGCCGCAGCCCCACTGA